One window from the genome of Mauremys mutica isolate MM-2020 ecotype Southern chromosome 4, ASM2049712v1, whole genome shotgun sequence encodes:
- the LOC123369195 gene encoding serine protease 27-like, whose amino-acid sequence MVPSGLRSDVSVSGLSDMTRVASQRSQDGDCSEEQAWLLAPISPPKGNSSDSAYRVTLGEHQLSNPSPSWVSSPVRQILVHPDYNRGTRSADIALVKLTEPVRYTDEILPICLPGPSHSFPGNHTCWVTGWGTTASAVSLPPPKTLQEVPVQLMDTAACNALYNIDLAPNIGRDPIKPNMICASYAEGKRDSCQGDSGGPLTCDHNGTWFLMGVVSWGDGCGQPNRPGVYVWTVAYGEWIWGHMVSRG is encoded by the exons ATGGTCCCGTCTGGCTTGAGAAGCGACGTGTCTGTGTCTGGACTCTCGGACATGACCCGGGTGGCATCGCAGAGATCACAGGACGGGGACTGCAGCGAAGAGCAGGCCTGGCTCCTCGCCCCGATTTCTCCTCCAAAGGGAAACAGCTCGGAC TCTGCCTATCGTGTGACCCTCGGGGAGCACCAGCTGTCCAACCCCTCCCCGAGTTGGGTCTCATCCCCTGTGCGCCAGATCCTCGTCCACCCCGATTACAACAGGGGGACCCGTTCCGCCGATATTGCCCTAGTGAAGCTCACGGAGCCAGTGCGATACACCGACGAAATCCTCCCCATCTGCTTGCCAGGCccctcccactccttccctggCAACCACACGTGCTGGGTCACCGGCTGGGGGACAACAGCTTCTGCGG tctctctcccaccccccaagacGCTGCAGGAGGTTCCGGTCCAGCTGATGGACACTGCAGCCTGCAACGCCCTCTACAACATCGACCTGGCCCCGAACATCGGCAGGGACCCCATTAAACCCAACATGATCTGTGCCAGCTATGCAGAAGGGAAGAGGGACTCCTGCCAG GGTGACTCTGGGGGGCCACTGACCTGTGACCACAATGGGACCTGGTTCCTGATGGGGGTTGTGAGTTGGGGGGACGGCTGTGGCCAGCCCAATCGTCCCGGTGTCTATGTCTGGACAGTGGCCTACGGTGAATGGATATGGGGGCACATGGTCTCCAGGGGATGA